The Trichosurus vulpecula isolate mTriVul1 chromosome 4, mTriVul1.pri, whole genome shotgun sequence genome contains a region encoding:
- the LHX1 gene encoding LIM/homeobox protein Lhx1: protein MVHCAGCKRPILDRFLLNVLDRAWHVKCVQCCECKCNLTEKCFSREGKLYCKNDFFRCFGTKCAGCAQGISPSDLVRRARSKVFHLNCFTCMMCNKQLSTGEELYIIDENKFVCKEDYLSNSSAAKENSLHSATTGSDPSLSPDSQDPSQDDAKDSESANVSDKETGSNENDDQNLGAKRRGPRTTIKAKQLETLKAAFAATPKPTRHIREQLAQETGLNMRVIQVWFQNRRSKERRMKQLSALGARRHAFFRSPRRMRPLVDRLEPGELIPNGPFSFYGDYQSEYYGPGGNYDFFPQGPPSSQAQTPVDLPFVPSSGPSGTPLGGLEHPLPGHHPSSEAQRFTDILAHPPGDSPSPEPNLPGPLHSMSAEVFGPSPPFSSLSVNGGASYGNHLSHPPEMNEAAVW from the exons ATGGTGCACTGTGCCGGCTGCAAAAGGCCCATCCTGGACCGGTTTCTGTTGAACGTGCTGGACAGGGCCTGGCATGTGAAGTGCGTCCAGTGCTGTGAATGTAAATGCAACCTGACCGAGAAATGCTTCTCCCGGGAGGGCAAGCTCTACTGCAAGAACGACTTCTTTCG GTGTTTCGGTACCAAATGCGCCGGGTGCGCACAGGGCATCTCCCCCAGTGACCTGGTGCGGAGGGCACGAAGCAAGGTGTTCCACCTGAATTGTTTCACCTGTATGATGTGTAACAAGCAGCTGTCCACTGGGGAGGAGCTCTACATTATAGACGAGAATAAATTCGTCTGTAAAGAAGATTACCTAAGTAACAGCAGCGCCGCCAAAGAGAACAGCCTGCACTCGG CCACAACGGGAAGTGACCCCAGTTTGTCCCCGGACTCCCAAGACCCGTCCCAGGACGACGCCAAGGACTCCGAGAGCGCCAATGTGTCGGACAAAGAGACTGGTAGCAACGAGAATGACGATCAGAACCTGGGTGCAAAGCGGAGGGGGCCACGCACCACTATCAAGGCCAAGCAGCTGGAGACACTCAAGGCTGCCTTCGCCGCCACTCCTAAGCCCACTCGTCACATTCGGGAGCAACTAGCACAGGAGACTGGCCTTAACATGCGGGTCATCCAG GTCTGGTTCCAGAACCGACGTTCCAAGGAGCGGCGAATGAAACAATTGAGCGCTCTGGGCGCCCGGCGCCACGCCTTCTTCCGCAGCCCACGAAGGATGCGGCCGCTGGTGGACCGTCTGGAGCCGGGGGAGCTCATCCCCAACGGACCCTTCTCCTTCTACGGAG ATTACCAGAGCGAGTACTACGGCCCCGGGGGCAACTACGACTTCTTCCCGCAAGGCCCTCCTTCGTCACAGGCTCAGACCCCAGTGGACCTGCCCTTCGTTCCGTCGTCCGGCCCGTCGGGGACCCCCCTGGGAGGCTTGGAACATCCCTTGCCCGGCCACCACCCGTCCAGCGAGGCACAGCGATTCACCGACATCCTGGCTCACCCGCCTGGAGACTCTCCGAGCCCGGAGCCCAATCTCCCCGGACCTCTACACTCCATGTCGGCTGAAGTCTTCGGACCCAGCCCGCCCTTCTCTTCGCTGTCAGTCAACGGCGGGGCGAGCTACGGTAACCATCTTTCCCACCCTCCCGAAATGAATGAGGCGGCGGTGTGGTAG